In Methanomassiliicoccales archaeon, a single genomic region encodes these proteins:
- a CDS encoding ribbon-helix-helix domain-containing protein, with protein sequence MSDSERITVRIQTDKLGALQALIDGGKYQTISDAIRAAIDSFIETNFTPDHIQRVTVELPKVKVVELESLIRDGDSVSIDDAIRNAVREYVRMRLEKAVSELR encoded by the coding sequence ATGAGCGACAGCGAGAGGATAACCGTTAGGATTCAAACGGATAAGTTAGGGGCATTACAGGCGCTCATCGATGGCGGTAAATACCAGACCATATCCGACGCCATCCGAGCGGCCATTGACTCCTTCATCGAGACGAACTTCACCCCTGATCACATTCAAAGGGTGACCGTAGAGCTGCCCAAGGTCAAGGTGGTGGAATTAGAGTCCCTCATCAGGGACGGTGATTCCGTTTCTATCGATGACGCCATTCGTAATGCGGTTCGGGAATACGTCCGCATGAGGTTGGAAAAAGCCGTGAGCGAGTTGAGGTGA
- the ftsZ gene encoding cell division protein FtsZ, which yields MKSFISDAMSRAGPANSISAPSFKASSAEDEELEKILMSLRTNIKIIGCGGGGSNTIDRLYATNIKDAELFAANTDAQHLLITRAHKKILLGRRSTRGLGAGALPQVGEEAAREAEEDVRKSLTGADIVFVTAGLGGGTGTGAAPYIAQMSKEMGALTIAIVTSPFKAEGSVRAENAEWGMERLRSVADTVIVIPNDKLLDLVPRYSINAAFKVADEVLVRAIKGITELITRPGLVNLDFNDLKTIMKSGGVAMIGMGEGEGEDKVEQSIDEAINSPLIDVDITGANGVLINVVGGEDMTVSEAEKVAEIIQGKVNPNARIIWGASVDPALENKMRVMVVVTGVKSKFILGPKESAMPKGMTVDFIK from the coding sequence ATGAAATCGTTCATTAGTGATGCTATGTCCCGAGCCGGTCCGGCGAACTCGATCAGCGCGCCTTCTTTCAAGGCTTCGTCCGCTGAGGACGAAGAACTTGAAAAGATCTTGATGAGCCTGAGGACCAACATTAAAATCATCGGCTGTGGAGGTGGTGGTTCCAACACCATCGACCGCCTGTACGCCACCAACATCAAGGATGCGGAACTGTTCGCCGCCAACACCGACGCACAGCACCTACTGATCACTAGAGCTCATAAAAAGATCCTGCTGGGAAGGAGAAGCACCAGAGGATTGGGCGCTGGAGCGCTCCCACAGGTGGGCGAAGAGGCAGCCCGAGAAGCGGAGGAGGATGTACGCAAGTCACTTACTGGCGCGGACATCGTTTTCGTGACCGCAGGCCTCGGTGGCGGAACTGGTACTGGAGCCGCCCCTTACATAGCGCAGATGTCAAAGGAGATGGGGGCACTGACCATCGCTATTGTCACCTCCCCTTTCAAGGCCGAGGGTTCCGTACGCGCCGAGAACGCCGAGTGGGGAATGGAACGGCTGAGATCGGTGGCCGACACGGTGATCGTGATCCCGAACGATAAGCTCCTGGACCTGGTGCCTCGCTATTCCATTAACGCCGCTTTCAAAGTGGCGGATGAGGTTCTTGTTAGGGCCATCAAAGGCATAACGGAGCTGATCACCCGTCCCGGACTGGTCAACCTTGATTTCAATGACCTCAAGACCATCATGAAGAGCGGTGGAGTGGCCATGATCGGCATGGGAGAGGGCGAGGGCGAGGACAAGGTGGAGCAATCCATAGACGAAGCGATCAACTCCCCCCTTATCGATGTGGACATCACCGGAGCGAACGGGGTGCTCATCAATGTCGTCGGTGGCGAGGACATGACCGTCAGCGAGGCCGAGAAAGTAGCTGAGATAATCCAGGGCAAGGTCAACCCCAACGCCAGGATCATCTGGGGTGCTTCCGTGGACCCAGCTCTGGAAAACAAGATGAGAGTGATGGTCGTTGTCACTGGTGTCAAGTCCAAGTTCATACTCGGACCGAAGGAGTCCGCCATGCCTAAGGGGATGACGGTCGACTTCATAAAGTAA
- a CDS encoding protein translocase SEC61 complex subunit gamma: MDIVEKSWEIQKRIEERVKRFGRGRYGRVLKMARKPTNDEYIKTILITGLGLALIGGLGFAIYLIIRYLPGLLG, translated from the coding sequence ATGGATATTGTCGAAAAATCCTGGGAGATCCAAAAAAGGATCGAGGAACGGGTCAAGAGGTTCGGGAGGGGCAGATACGGCCGAGTATTGAAGATGGCCAGGAAACCCACCAATGATGAATACATTAAAACCATTTTGATCACCGGTCTCGGTCTTGCCCTCATAGGGGGGCTTGGATTCGCCATATATCTGATAATCAGATATCTCCCTGGCCTACTCGGCTGA
- a CDS encoding transcription elongation factor Spt5 codes for MNGQEATSFPQNGNGPITLSGENTSQRVTAGSRAVWKLVLKPRQAGKLKVKVLLTINYGTEDSPEWDVRLADTSGTLWESAKLTSPEVIFNMDGGGGKELILEAESPRGARIDDEVRMRMQVFAEGQESGSMEFYANTMQSILILKTSIGHERAVADGVAGKAKTGDKGIFALLAPGKLDGYLFMEAMNTDLVRETCRGVRKAKGLVDGETNLAEIEHFLTPKPLVSGISEGDVVELVAGPFKGEKARVQKIDESKEEITVELFEATVPIPVTVRGDSVRVLEKER; via the coding sequence ATGAACGGTCAAGAAGCAACTTCATTCCCACAGAACGGGAACGGTCCGATCACCCTATCCGGGGAGAACACATCCCAGAGGGTAACCGCAGGCAGTCGGGCCGTCTGGAAATTGGTCCTCAAGCCCCGACAAGCGGGCAAGCTAAAGGTAAAGGTCTTATTGACCATCAACTACGGTACCGAGGACTCCCCTGAATGGGATGTGCGCCTCGCCGATACCTCTGGTACGCTATGGGAGAGCGCCAAGCTGACCTCGCCCGAAGTGATTTTCAATATGGACGGGGGCGGCGGAAAGGAATTGATCTTGGAGGCGGAGTCCCCCCGCGGGGCCCGCATTGACGATGAAGTACGTATGCGGATGCAGGTCTTTGCCGAGGGGCAGGAGAGCGGAAGCATGGAATTCTACGCCAACACCATGCAGTCCATCCTGATCCTTAAGACCTCCATCGGGCACGAAAGAGCTGTGGCCGACGGTGTGGCCGGAAAGGCAAAGACCGGGGACAAGGGCATATTCGCCCTGCTAGCCCCGGGAAAGCTTGACGGCTATTTGTTCATGGAAGCGATGAACACGGACCTGGTCAGGGAGACCTGTAGGGGTGTCCGCAAGGCCAAAGGATTGGTGGACGGGGAGACCAATCTTGCAGAGATAGAGCATTTCCTGACCCCCAAACCCCTTGTCTCTGGCATTTCGGAGGGTGACGTGGTGGAATTGGTCGCCGGTCCGTTCAAAGGAGAGAAGGCCAGGGTGCAGAAGATAGACGAGAGCAAGGAAGAGATCACGGTAGAGCTTTTCGAGGCCACCGTGCCCATCCCTGTCACCGTCCGCGGGGACAGCGTGAGGGTCCTCGAGAAGGAGAGATGA
- the truA gene encoding tRNA pseudouridine(38-40) synthase TruA gives MVGRIAVKFAYDGTKFMGSQRQPHAHTVESELLAALKNIGAISSVDENRFRVASRTDRGVSALGNVFAIDTNFRRQELLRAVNAVCRDVYCIALAEVPDNFSPRRARGRWYRYYLPYRGHDLSRMSMGAQEFEGEHEFRLFCKPDGKITLRSLNSVKVERIGDMVVIDLQAREFMRNMVRRIVSALDQAGQGKVTLEEIRTALRGEGRSMGTAEPEGLFLMDVDHGLEMSGSSFGPMRERVIREKDQAWLRWQFNDLLLKNTGMDVKRLGK, from the coding sequence GTGGTCGGTAGGATCGCGGTTAAGTTCGCTTACGACGGGACAAAGTTCATGGGCTCCCAGAGACAGCCCCACGCCCACACCGTGGAGAGCGAACTGCTGGCCGCTTTAAAAAATATCGGCGCCATTTCCTCCGTGGACGAGAATCGTTTCCGTGTCGCCAGCCGAACCGACCGGGGGGTCAGCGCCCTGGGGAACGTGTTCGCTATAGATACGAACTTCCGTCGGCAAGAGCTGCTGCGAGCGGTTAACGCAGTCTGCCGGGACGTGTACTGCATAGCACTGGCGGAAGTTCCAGATAATTTCTCCCCCCGTCGCGCCCGTGGTCGTTGGTATCGTTACTACCTGCCGTATCGTGGGCATGACCTTTCCCGAATGTCCATGGGGGCCCAGGAGTTCGAAGGCGAGCACGAGTTCCGTTTGTTCTGCAAGCCGGACGGCAAGATTACCCTGCGTTCCTTGAACTCGGTCAAAGTGGAACGCATCGGCGACATGGTGGTGATCGACCTTCAAGCCAGGGAGTTCATGCGCAACATGGTCCGAAGGATCGTATCAGCGCTGGACCAGGCGGGACAAGGCAAGGTGACGTTGGAAGAGATCAGGACCGCCTTGCGAGGAGAGGGACGGTCCATGGGGACGGCCGAGCCGGAAGGCCTGTTCCTTATGGACGTGGACCACGGCCTGGAAATGAGCGGCAGCTCGTTCGGACCGATGAGGGAAAGGGTAATCCGAGAAAAGGACCAGGCTTGGTTGCGATGGCAATTCAACGATCTATTATTGAAAAATACTGGTATGGACGTTAAAAGGCTTGGAAAATGA
- a CDS encoding adenylate kinase family protein, which translates to MIIALTGTPGTGKSTVARSLSSQGWKVLEINELAKRYGLLKSKDMTRDSFELDPDDLQQALVQEGIGEGVLVGHFAHLLDVDMVIVLRCHPSKLAERLADRGWPLAKVRENALAEALDIILAESMDGEAPVFEIDTTEMTPEGAAEATLSILAGENEKYAVGNIDWSEEALRWC; encoded by the coding sequence ATGATCATCGCTTTGACCGGAACGCCCGGCACCGGCAAGAGCACCGTGGCCCGATCCCTATCATCTCAAGGTTGGAAGGTATTGGAGATCAACGAACTTGCCAAGAGATACGGGCTGCTGAAGAGCAAGGACATGACCCGGGACAGCTTTGAGCTCGACCCGGACGATCTGCAGCAGGCGTTAGTGCAGGAAGGCATCGGAGAAGGAGTGCTGGTGGGGCATTTTGCCCATCTCCTGGATGTGGACATGGTCATCGTACTGCGCTGCCATCCGTCCAAACTCGCGGAACGGCTCGCCGATCGTGGATGGCCGCTGGCCAAGGTGAGGGAGAACGCGTTGGCCGAAGCCTTGGACATCATACTGGCCGAATCGATGGACGGGGAAGCTCCGGTCTTTGAGATCGATACCACCGAGATGACACCTGAGGGGGCAGCGGAGGCGACATTGTCAATACTGGCCGGGGAAAATGAAAAGTACGCAGTTGGAAATATCGACTGGAGCGAGGAGGCGTTGCGATGGTGTTAG
- the ftsZ gene encoding cell division protein FtsZ, whose amino-acid sequence MGSRFEGLDESEVELHELNILVVGCGGGGCNSITRLNQIGIEAATTVAINTDQRSLKVTECPNRLLIGAEYTKGLGTGGRPDVGEECALNASVLLSKIFQGVDLTFIITGLGGGTGTGASPVVADIARRCGSMVITIATTPFSFEGATRRNIALKGLKRLRDASNSMLVLDNDRLLHMVENIPVDQGLAVIDQLISELIKGTVDVLTLPSLINLDFADLRTIMEQGGVSTILYGENADPEAVVREAIENPLLDVDIRGGTGALIHIAGGSGLTMRRANRIIASITKVLDEDATIKFGVRMEEEMEGNIRMIAIITGISEMSGPFAPTFAPGDDLGKVLGKYSP is encoded by the coding sequence ATGGGGTCGCGCTTCGAGGGGCTGGACGAGTCCGAGGTAGAGCTGCACGAGCTCAACATCCTGGTGGTCGGTTGTGGGGGAGGAGGATGCAATAGCATCACTCGTCTCAACCAGATCGGCATAGAGGCAGCTACGACGGTCGCCATCAATACCGACCAGAGGTCCCTCAAGGTCACGGAATGTCCCAATAGATTATTGATAGGCGCGGAGTACACCAAGGGTCTAGGTACCGGGGGTCGTCCTGATGTTGGCGAGGAATGCGCACTAAACGCATCGGTGCTCCTTTCCAAGATCTTCCAGGGAGTCGACCTGACGTTCATAATCACCGGTCTAGGTGGAGGTACTGGCACAGGCGCTTCCCCTGTGGTTGCCGACATTGCTAGACGATGCGGTTCAATGGTCATCACCATCGCCACCACTCCCTTCAGTTTCGAGGGCGCTACACGTCGAAATATCGCCCTGAAGGGGCTGAAGCGCCTCAGAGATGCGTCGAACAGCATGCTGGTGCTGGACAACGATCGTCTTCTGCACATGGTGGAAAACATACCGGTCGATCAGGGACTGGCGGTGATCGACCAGCTGATCTCTGAACTGATCAAAGGTACCGTTGATGTCCTGACCTTGCCTTCGCTCATAAATCTAGACTTCGCCGACCTGCGCACGATCATGGAGCAGGGTGGCGTGTCCACCATTCTCTACGGGGAGAACGCCGATCCAGAGGCCGTTGTCCGTGAAGCCATCGAAAATCCGTTGCTGGATGTGGACATTCGCGGTGGCACTGGTGCCCTGATCCACATAGCCGGAGGGAGCGGTCTGACCATGCGTCGTGCGAATCGCATCATCGCCAGCATCACCAAGGTCCTGGACGAGGATGCGACGATCAAGTTCGGGGTGCGCATGGAGGAGGAGATGGAGGGAAACATCCGAATGATCGCCATCATCACGGGAATCTCGGAGATGAGCGGTCCCTTCGCCCCCACGTTCGCTCCAGGGGACGATCTGGGAAAGGTACTGGGAAAGTACAGTCCGTGA
- a CDS encoding acylphosphatase, with protein MVYRVSVVFEGRVQGVYFRQYARQWAQVLSISGHIKNMPDGTVNAVFEGHRQAVQELIRKLKNEHPKAEVIRMDIKVEEPEGLEGFQVLH; from the coding sequence ATGGTGTACCGCGTCTCGGTCGTTTTCGAAGGAAGGGTCCAAGGGGTCTATTTCCGTCAATATGCGCGGCAATGGGCACAGGTGCTCTCCATCAGCGGTCATATCAAAAATATGCCCGATGGGACGGTCAACGCAGTTTTCGAAGGGCACCGTCAGGCGGTACAAGAACTGATCAGAAAGCTCAAGAACGAACACCCCAAAGCCGAGGTGATCCGGATGGACATCAAGGTGGAAGAGCCTGAGGGATTAGAGGGCTTTCAGGTCCTGCACTAG
- a CDS encoding DNA primase large subunit PriL yields MEFRALARYPFLKDATHFVKERELGLDDLLKHTTMAEARRRGKARVLSAISDLTVPNNPVTSEDEAVQEILSYPYARILVSCIGDDVLVRRYALAEAKTFNERLRKEDMEMVVFLAGELEVEAVRGDNALRMHFTDFLNYTSGLRGPEWKLVNQDLRSGYVQLEKNKFVRVLEQALNERIEDDLPLPVNDELLTAIENELEDIVAALEEFKEKYRGEGFGEVSILKFPPCMKKLVAMAQAGQNMPHAGRFALTSFLSFIGMPVDDIIKLFCSSPDFDHSKTAYQVRHITGDGLGKRYTPPECATMRTTGLCFEPDELCNGRRVQHPLTYYRIRSYDKGKEKKVEKDATPPSTPSR; encoded by the coding sequence ATGGAATTTCGCGCCCTCGCTCGCTATCCGTTCCTTAAGGACGCCACCCATTTCGTAAAGGAGCGAGAGCTGGGACTGGACGATCTTCTGAAACACACCACCATGGCCGAGGCCCGGAGACGAGGAAAGGCCAGAGTGCTCTCGGCCATCAGCGATCTGACCGTGCCTAACAATCCTGTCACTTCTGAGGATGAGGCTGTGCAGGAGATACTGAGCTACCCTTACGCTCGGATACTGGTCTCCTGCATTGGGGATGACGTCCTGGTGCGACGCTACGCTTTGGCCGAAGCTAAAACCTTTAATGAGCGCCTGCGCAAGGAGGATATGGAAATGGTCGTCTTCCTGGCAGGTGAACTGGAAGTGGAGGCGGTGCGTGGCGATAACGCCTTGCGCATGCATTTCACTGATTTCCTGAACTACACATCCGGACTGAGGGGGCCGGAATGGAAGCTGGTGAATCAGGACCTCAGATCCGGTTACGTCCAACTGGAAAAGAACAAGTTCGTGCGGGTGCTGGAGCAGGCCTTGAACGAGAGGATCGAGGACGATCTACCGCTACCGGTGAACGATGAGCTTCTCACGGCCATCGAAAATGAGCTGGAAGACATCGTCGCTGCCCTTGAGGAGTTCAAGGAGAAGTATCGGGGAGAGGGCTTCGGCGAAGTAAGCATTTTAAAGTTCCCCCCATGCATGAAGAAGTTGGTGGCCATGGCGCAGGCGGGGCAGAACATGCCACACGCGGGGCGCTTCGCATTGACCAGCTTCCTTAGCTTCATAGGAATGCCAGTGGACGATATCATCAAGCTGTTCTGCAGTTCCCCGGACTTCGATCACTCCAAGACGGCGTACCAGGTCAGGCATATCACTGGTGACGGCCTAGGGAAGAGATACACACCGCCAGAATGCGCCACCATGAGGACGACCGGACTGTGCTTCGAGCCAGATGAACTGTGCAACGGGAGACGGGTCCAACATCCCCTGACATATTACAGAATACGTTCCTATGACAAGGGAAAGGAGAAGAAGGTCGAGAAGGACGCTACGCCCCCTTCAACCCCTTCCAGGTGA
- a CDS encoding TatD family hydrolase, whose protein sequence is MIFPFPVLDNHIHLQPSGRNVEAVKEFLKVGGTHLVLSHMPYDEVPIRSSDDFSMAYAVTLSLAEKARSAGARTFVTLGPYPVELLGLVERMPLEAAVEVMKGGMDRAADLVREGLAVGLGEIGRPHFPVSDEIMTASNDILSYGMQLAKECGCPVVIHAESATPDSMEDLGRMADKVGLSREKVVKHYCTPLITPEECRGLYPSILASRPSVNEAFGKGDRFLLETDYFDDPERPGAVLAITTVPKRMRQLVGKGIDESVLWKINKDNPEKVYDVEF, encoded by the coding sequence GTGATTTTTCCCTTTCCGGTCCTCGACAATCACATTCATCTCCAGCCTTCGGGCCGGAATGTCGAGGCCGTCAAAGAATTTTTAAAGGTTGGTGGTACCCATCTGGTGCTCAGCCACATGCCTTATGACGAGGTGCCCATCCGATCGTCTGACGATTTCTCGATGGCATACGCGGTCACCCTGAGCCTCGCGGAGAAGGCGCGTTCTGCAGGGGCACGTACATTTGTCACCTTGGGGCCATACCCGGTAGAGCTTCTGGGGTTGGTCGAGCGCATGCCTTTGGAAGCGGCCGTGGAGGTCATGAAGGGCGGGATGGACCGCGCAGCGGATCTGGTCCGTGAAGGATTGGCAGTGGGACTGGGCGAGATAGGGAGACCTCATTTTCCAGTGTCGGACGAGATCATGACCGCTTCCAACGATATTCTGTCATACGGAATGCAATTGGCCAAGGAGTGTGGTTGTCCGGTGGTCATCCATGCAGAGAGCGCCACCCCTGACAGCATGGAGGACCTTGGAAGAATGGCGGACAAGGTCGGACTCTCCAGAGAAAAAGTTGTGAAGCATTACTGCACGCCATTGATCACCCCGGAGGAGTGCCGGGGGCTTTATCCTTCAATATTGGCATCGAGACCATCGGTGAATGAGGCTTTTGGCAAAGGGGACCGTTTCCTTTTGGAAACGGATTATTTTGACGACCCAGAACGTCCAGGGGCGGTGCTGGCAATCACCACAGTACCGAAGAGGATGCGTCAGCTAGTGGGGAAGGGTATCGACGAATCGGTCCTCTGGAAAATAAATAAGGACAATCCCGAGAAGGTCTACGACGTAGAGTTCTAG
- a CDS encoding RNA methyltransferase, translating into MPEVKVVLVEPRVDGNVGAVARAMANFGFRELCMVNPCTLTDEAFKRAKHANYILKEATIVSSFEDAIADCFHVVGTSGIVTAGEKHYIRIPLTPKEFTDRLEGVEEKIALVFGREDMGLSQEQLARCDLLVSIPSHEEYPILNLSHAVSIVLYELYQRSIHIGSPKKASEPERERLIQFFDDLLDAIDYPEFRRERTSIMFRRIMGRALPSRWEFHTIMGVFGDAVKIIKKK; encoded by the coding sequence ATGCCGGAGGTCAAGGTGGTTCTCGTGGAGCCCAGGGTAGACGGGAACGTCGGGGCGGTGGCCAGGGCTATGGCCAATTTTGGTTTCCGTGAGCTTTGCATGGTAAACCCATGCACCTTAACGGACGAGGCGTTCAAGCGCGCTAAGCACGCTAATTACATATTGAAGGAGGCGACGATCGTCAGCAGCTTCGAGGATGCGATCGCCGATTGCTTCCACGTGGTAGGTACCAGCGGCATAGTGACCGCTGGAGAGAAACATTACATACGTATACCTCTGACACCGAAGGAGTTCACCGACCGTTTGGAGGGGGTGGAGGAGAAGATAGCATTGGTGTTCGGTCGGGAGGACATGGGCCTAAGCCAGGAGCAATTGGCACGATGCGACCTTCTGGTCAGCATACCTTCGCATGAGGAATATCCTATCCTCAACCTTTCCCACGCCGTCAGCATCGTTCTGTACGAGCTATATCAGAGATCCATCCACATCGGCTCGCCCAAGAAGGCCAGCGAACCGGAGAGAGAACGGTTGATCCAGTTCTTCGACGATCTGCTGGATGCGATAGATTATCCGGAGTTCCGTAGAGAACGGACATCCATAATGTTCCGCAGGATCATGGGAAGGGCATTACCTAGCAGATGGGAGTTCCATACTATCATGGGCGTTTTCGGTGATGCGGTCAAGATCATTAAGAAGAAGTGA
- the ftsZ gene encoding cell division protein FtsZ, which translates to MMKSLVEEALAKEAAPVRMEAAPNFGYQQLDSTDAELVELLQKLKTNIKIFGVGGGGSNTISRISEENISGVETYAANTDAQHLLAARAQHKILLGRRSTRGLGAGALPQVGEQSAREAEEEIRKGVADAHIVFVTAGMGGGTGTGAAAVVAGMAREMGALTIAVTTTPFKGEGRMRMENAEWGLQRLRNSADTVIVIPNDKLIELYPRLGLNQAFKVADEIVTKAIKGITELITKPGLVNLDFNDVRTIMKGAGVAMIGLGESDGHAEDRAKEAIERALSSPLLEVDITEANGVLVNVIGGEDMTISDAEFIAEEVQRRVSPNARIIWGAAVDPALEHTIRVMVVVAGVKSKQILGTPNDTEKLRKADLDFIR; encoded by the coding sequence ATGATGAAATCACTTGTTGAGGAAGCTCTAGCGAAGGAAGCCGCCCCAGTCAGGATGGAGGCCGCACCGAATTTCGGATACCAGCAGTTGGATTCCACGGACGCTGAGCTGGTAGAACTTTTACAGAAACTGAAAACGAACATTAAGATCTTCGGCGTGGGGGGAGGCGGTTCGAACACCATCAGCCGCATCTCCGAAGAGAACATCTCCGGGGTGGAGACCTACGCCGCCAACACAGATGCCCAGCACTTGTTGGCCGCCAGGGCGCAACACAAGATCCTACTGGGCCGCAGGAGCACCCGGGGATTGGGCGCTGGAGCGCTCCCACAGGTTGGGGAACAGTCAGCCAGAGAGGCTGAGGAAGAGATTAGGAAAGGTGTCGCCGATGCTCATATCGTCTTTGTCACCGCCGGCATGGGCGGAGGCACCGGAACCGGGGCCGCCGCCGTCGTGGCCGGGATGGCCAGGGAGATGGGGGCGTTGACCATCGCGGTCACCACTACCCCCTTCAAGGGCGAGGGGCGCATGCGCATGGAGAATGCCGAGTGGGGACTGCAGCGCCTGAGGAACTCAGCCGACACAGTAATAGTCATACCTAACGACAAGCTCATCGAGCTCTACCCGCGCCTCGGTCTAAATCAGGCATTCAAGGTGGCGGACGAGATCGTTACCAAGGCCATCAAAGGGATCACCGAACTTATCACCAAACCCGGCCTGGTCAACTTGGACTTCAACGATGTCCGAACGATAATGAAAGGAGCAGGGGTTGCCATGATCGGACTTGGAGAGAGCGATGGTCATGCCGAGGACCGGGCCAAGGAGGCCATCGAACGCGCCTTGAGCTCTCCCTTGCTGGAAGTGGATATAACCGAAGCGAACGGAGTGCTTGTCAATGTCATAGGCGGAGAGGACATGACCATTTCGGACGCCGAGTTCATCGCTGAAGAAGTGCAGAGGAGGGTCAGCCCCAACGCCAGGATAATCTGGGGTGCGGCCGTAGACCCGGCGTTGGAGCACACCATCAGGGTGATGGTCGTGGTGGCCGGGGTCAAGTCCAAGCAGATCCTGGGAACGCCCAACGACACCGAGAAGCTGCGCAAGGCCGATCTGGACTTTATCCGGTAA
- a CDS encoding TATA-box-binding protein gives MAKIKIENVVASTTLGEELDLQTIALTLDGAEYEPEQFPGLIYRLKDPKTATLLFRSGKVVCTGAKSLEQVEVAIKKVAKQIEKAGIKLKMQPKPDVQNIVASSDLGQEINLNAIAISLGLERVEYEPEQFPGLVYRIDVPKVVVLLFGSGKLVCTGAKKEEDVEAAVNKITEELKAAGLLK, from the coding sequence TTGGCCAAGATAAAAATTGAGAATGTCGTGGCTTCCACAACATTAGGGGAAGAACTTGACCTGCAGACCATCGCCCTCACCTTGGATGGCGCTGAATACGAACCGGAGCAGTTCCCTGGACTGATATACCGGCTGAAGGACCCGAAGACCGCGACATTGCTCTTCCGCAGTGGCAAGGTCGTGTGCACCGGCGCAAAGAGCCTGGAGCAAGTTGAGGTCGCCATCAAGAAGGTGGCGAAGCAGATCGAGAAGGCGGGCATCAAGCTCAAGATGCAACCAAAGCCGGATGTGCAGAACATCGTGGCCTCCTCTGACCTAGGACAAGAGATCAATCTCAACGCCATTGCCATCTCATTGGGACTGGAGCGTGTGGAGTATGAGCCCGAACAGTTCCCAGGACTTGTCTACCGCATCGATGTGCCCAAGGTGGTAGTACTGCTCTTCGGATCCGGTAAGCTGGTATGCACCGGAGCAAAGAAGGAAGAGGATGTAGAGGCAGCGGTCAACAAGATCACTGAGGAACTGAAGGCTGCGGGCTTGTTGAAGTGA
- a CDS encoding helix-turn-helix transcriptional regulator, with translation MRNRLRVYRSMTNLTQRELAEKLGITRQTILAIEKERYDPSLNLAFKMAALFKVSIEDIFQYGK, from the coding sequence GTGCGCAATCGTCTACGGGTCTATCGATCAATGACTAACTTGACGCAAAGGGAATTGGCGGAGAAGTTGGGTATAACCCGACAGACGATCCTCGCCATAGAGAAGGAAAGATACGATCCATCATTGAATTTGGCGTTTAAAATGGCCGCATTATTCAAGGTCTCGATAGAGGACATCTTTCAATATGGAAAATAG
- a CDS encoding CDP-alcohol phosphatidyltransferase family protein: protein MVLDAKRDKVNFIMDPIANVFKGVHPDIISFTALGLAALAGVGIYFSYDHWQLLLPLSAFLVIISGLFDGLDGKVARLAGKANKRGDFLDHVLDRYADVLMIGAVAVSAWCSPYLGMMAIIGVLLTSYMGTQAQAVGVKRMYGGLLGRADRIVLSFVIPLVQFVMMLLGYREIGIMGFEVNAFEVMMLWFAVVGNLTAVQRAAITWKGLKGA from the coding sequence ATGGTGTTAGACGCGAAGAGGGACAAGGTCAACTTCATCATGGATCCGATAGCCAACGTCTTCAAGGGGGTGCATCCCGACATCATATCCTTCACCGCTTTGGGGCTAGCAGCTCTGGCGGGAGTGGGCATTTACTTCTCATACGATCACTGGCAGTTGCTGCTGCCATTGTCCGCCTTCCTGGTGATCATCAGTGGGTTGTTCGACGGGCTGGATGGTAAAGTGGCTCGTCTGGCAGGGAAAGCGAACAAGCGCGGCGATTTCCTGGACCACGTTCTGGACCGGTACGCCGATGTATTAATGATCGGGGCCGTGGCCGTGAGCGCCTGGTGCAGTCCATACCTAGGCATGATGGCCATAATCGGTGTGCTGCTCACCAGCTATATGGGTACCCAGGCCCAGGCCGTAGGTGTCAAGCGCATGTACGGGGGATTGTTGGGTCGGGCGGACCGCATTGTTCTCTCCTTCGTCATACCTTTAGTCCAATTCGTCATGATGCTCCTCGGCTACCGGGAGATAGGGATAATGGGATTCGAGGTCAACGCCTTCGAGGTCATGATGCTGTGGTTCGCCGTGGTAGGGAACCTGACCGCGGTGCAAAGGGCGGCGATCACCTGGAAGGGGTTGAAGGGGGCGTAG